The Actinomycetota bacterium genome contains a region encoding:
- a CDS encoding aspartate aminotransferase family protein, which yields MGEESLLRFYGSYEELREVSRRYVLKSMGDEPIGIAKAQGVWVTAADGREYLDAISGEWVVNLGYNHPKIRAAVLEQIGNTEYTTPVWESETRTRLAEKLAALAPGDLSKTLYALSGGEAVEGAMHMAMRTTEGTDFVCLDGAFHGRTFGTIPLSYVYPGMYEGSNKGLDSYLKRQIRVPQYYCYRCPLNLERERCGLACAELIDWSLERAHTHKPAGVIVETFQANGGMIPAPDGYMERVAEICKDREVPLIVDEVQGAFCRCGPMFASENYDIEPDMIVLGKAIGGGFPVSATLATPEYANLAAWEYGFTMSGHPVSCAAAIAMIEVMEEEDLPAHAQEMGAIIVDRLRDLQERSGFIGDVRGQGLMIGIELVEDETTREPAFEKAAEVVQAALDRGLMVGRTGPVFGNLGNTIKLKPAVNSTRDELMEMVDRFEAALTDAGAMS from the coding sequence ATGGGTGAGGAATCGCTGCTGCGGTTCTACGGATCCTACGAAGAGCTCCGCGAGGTCTCTCGGCGGTACGTACTCAAGAGCATGGGCGATGAGCCGATCGGCATCGCCAAGGCCCAGGGTGTGTGGGTTACCGCTGCAGACGGGAGAGAATACCTCGATGCCATCTCCGGTGAATGGGTGGTCAACCTCGGATACAACCATCCGAAGATCCGTGCGGCGGTGCTGGAGCAGATCGGGAATACGGAATACACGACGCCGGTGTGGGAGTCCGAGACGCGAACGCGGCTCGCCGAGAAGCTGGCGGCACTGGCACCGGGCGACCTTTCGAAGACGCTGTACGCCCTCTCGGGAGGTGAGGCCGTGGAGGGAGCCATGCACATGGCGATGCGGACGACCGAAGGCACCGATTTCGTGTGCCTCGACGGGGCGTTCCACGGCAGGACGTTCGGGACGATCCCGTTGAGCTACGTGTATCCGGGCATGTACGAGGGCTCCAACAAGGGATTGGACAGCTACCTGAAACGCCAGATCAGGGTGCCGCAGTACTACTGCTACCGCTGTCCGCTCAATCTCGAGCGTGAACGCTGCGGGCTGGCATGCGCCGAGTTGATCGACTGGTCGCTGGAGCGGGCGCACACCCACAAGCCCGCGGGCGTGATCGTCGAGACCTTCCAGGCGAACGGCGGCATGATTCCCGCTCCGGACGGGTATATGGAGCGGGTTGCCGAGATCTGCAAAGACCGAGAAGTACCGTTGATCGTGGACGAGGTTCAGGGCGCGTTCTGCCGATGCGGCCCGATGTTCGCGAGCGAGAACTACGACATCGAGCCCGACATGATCGTGCTCGGCAAGGCCATCGGCGGCGGGTTCCCCGTGTCCGCGACCCTGGCAACACCCGAATACGCCAACCTGGCAGCATGGGAGTACGGCTTCACGATGTCCGGTCATCCCGTGTCGTGCGCTGCAGCCATCGCCATGATCGAGGTGATGGAGGAGGAAGATCTGCCGGCACACGCTCAGGAGATGGGGGCGATCATCGTCGACCGTCTTCGCGACCTGCAGGAGCGTTCCGGCTTCATCGGCGACGTGCGGGGGCAGGGCCTCATGATCGGCATCGAGTTGGTCGAGGACGAGACCACCCGCGAGCCTGCCTTCGAGAAGGCCGCGGAGGTCGTCCAGGCCGCTCTCGACCGAGGCCTGATGGTAGGGCGCACCGGCCCGGTGTTCGGCAACCTCGGTAACACGATCAAGCTCAAACCGGCAGTCAACTCGACGCGGGACGAGCTCATGGAGATGGTCGATCGCTTCGAGGCCGCGCTCACCGATGCGGGGGCGATGTCGTGA
- a CDS encoding thiamine pyrophosphate-binding protein → MPKTGGEIFADYLIAEGVPYVCGIPGHGNMSIFDALKDRGSDITLVKSRHEQSAAHIADAYCRASGSPLATVTSIGPGSVNTIVGLATSFVDSIPVVAVTGGPQTYMEGTGVLQEIERHADADFSNLMRPVVKRSFVAHRGDRVPSIIARAFNEALTGRPGPVHVEMPMDVQSVAVEAEALLPVERRPAGRVRPDPQEVERAARLLISSKRPVILAGGGCVRADAAAELRALAEYLQAPVVTTMMSKGIFPEDHALCAQHTGACGTSCGNALTAAADVILAVGTRFAEQTASSYVPGKSFNIPPTKLVHLDIDPYEIGKNYPVAVGIVCDAKTGLADLLDAVQSLAGGRADRGDYVAEVQGRTEEWWKMVRARWREDTLSMSRVLAMIRDAMPRETIAIASAGHPQIQAFQEFPVFEPWLSPGGYSTMGYTLPASIGTKLGKPEYPVVALAGDGDLLQTVQELHLAAELGVPVVIACLNNAGWVSIRDFQRGMFGEERPVAVDFVKADGSSNPIDFAGVARAMGCEAETVTEVEQVNAALGRAQASGGPYLIDFRLSRDPADTENINVGHWDLPKPAYLGGASDG, encoded by the coding sequence CTGGTGAAGTCCAGACACGAGCAGTCGGCTGCCCATATTGCCGACGCCTACTGTCGGGCGAGTGGCTCTCCGCTCGCCACGGTCACCTCGATCGGTCCGGGGTCGGTGAACACGATCGTCGGGTTGGCGACATCGTTCGTCGATTCGATTCCGGTGGTGGCGGTCACCGGTGGTCCGCAGACCTACATGGAGGGCACCGGGGTGTTGCAGGAGATCGAGCGGCACGCCGATGCAGATTTCTCGAATCTGATGCGTCCCGTGGTGAAACGCAGCTTCGTGGCCCATCGTGGCGACCGGGTTCCGTCGATCATCGCCAGGGCCTTCAATGAAGCGCTCACCGGGCGGCCGGGCCCCGTGCACGTCGAGATGCCCATGGACGTCCAGTCGGTTGCCGTCGAGGCCGAGGCTCTGCTGCCGGTGGAGCGGCGGCCTGCGGGCAGAGTGCGGCCCGATCCTCAGGAAGTCGAACGGGCGGCCCGGTTGCTCATCTCTTCCAAGAGGCCGGTGATCCTCGCCGGCGGAGGATGTGTGCGTGCCGATGCTGCGGCAGAACTGCGAGCCCTTGCCGAGTACCTGCAGGCACCGGTCGTGACGACGATGATGTCCAAGGGCATCTTCCCGGAGGATCACGCGTTGTGCGCCCAACACACGGGTGCGTGTGGCACGTCGTGTGGCAATGCGCTCACCGCCGCAGCAGATGTCATTCTTGCCGTCGGAACGCGCTTCGCCGAGCAGACGGCCTCATCGTATGTTCCGGGCAAATCATTCAACATACCACCGACCAAACTCGTGCACCTCGACATCGATCCATACGAAATCGGGAAGAACTACCCCGTCGCGGTCGGAATCGTGTGTGATGCGAAGACCGGTCTTGCCGATCTGCTGGATGCGGTGCAGAGCCTCGCGGGCGGGCGGGCTGACCGTGGAGACTACGTCGCCGAGGTGCAGGGGCGTACCGAGGAGTGGTGGAAGATGGTTCGTGCCCGTTGGCGTGAGGACACCCTGTCGATGAGCCGGGTCCTCGCCATGATCCGGGATGCCATGCCGCGTGAGACGATCGCGATCGCGTCGGCCGGTCATCCCCAGATCCAGGCCTTTCAGGAGTTTCCGGTGTTCGAGCCGTGGTTGTCGCCCGGCGGCTACTCGACAATGGGGTACACGCTCCCGGCATCGATCGGCACCAAGCTCGGGAAGCCCGAGTACCCCGTCGTCGCTCTCGCCGGTGACGGTGACCTGCTGCAGACGGTGCAGGAGCTGCACCTTGCGGCCGAGTTGGGCGTACCAGTCGTGATCGCCTGTCTGAACAACGCCGGTTGGGTGTCGATCCGTGACTTCCAGCGCGGCATGTTCGGTGAGGAGCGGCCGGTGGCCGTGGACTTCGTCAAGGCCGACGGGTCGTCGAATCCGATCGACTTCGCCGGAGTCGCCCGGGCCATGGGGTGCGAGGCCGAGACGGTCACCGAAGTGGAGCAGGTGAACGCGGCGCTCGGGAGGGCCCAGGCGAGCGGGGGTCCATACCTCATCGACTTCCGTCTCAGCCGGGATCCTGCCGACACGGAGAACATCAACGTCGGGCATTGGGATCTGCCGAAGCCGGCGTATCTCGGAGGAGCGAGCGATGGGTGA